Proteins co-encoded in one Dreissena polymorpha isolate Duluth1 chromosome 12, UMN_Dpol_1.0, whole genome shotgun sequence genomic window:
- the LOC127854200 gene encoding adhesion G protein-coupled receptor L3-like: protein MCGVKSMEKKTYTEKIKTSLRSLCVLVPLMGVSWILGIFYINDDLFFMQYLFAICNGLQGVFIFIFHCLLNKKVRQALKRDASRREILRSATESTVQTGQGKDKSSSSKTCNAEFQSESTDFTTSDWRNKSTESKSESSGGAYNLPLVGDINRIMRPALSVHPRALPRHSRDETVFNYNDYT, encoded by the exons ATGTGTGGAGTGAAATCAATGGAGAAGAAGACTTATACCGAGAAGATTAA AACCAGTTTGCGTTCTCTGTGCGTGCTCGTGCCTCTGATGGGCGTTTCTTGGATACTCGGCATCTTCTACATCAACGATGATTTGTTTTTTATGCAATACCTATTCGCAATCTGCAATGGGCTTCAG gGAGTTTTCATCTTCATATTCCATTGTTTGCTGAACAAAAAA GTAAGACAAGCCTTGAAAAGAGACGCCAGTCGGCGTGAAATTCTGCGTTCAGCAACAGAGTCGACTGTT CAAACTGGTCAGGGAAAAGACAAATCTTCGTCGTCGAAAACGTGCAACG CGGAGTTTCAATCCGAAAGTACAGATTTTACCACGTCCGATTGGAGAAACAAG TCGACAGAGAGCAAATCAGAATCCTCAGGAGGGGCATATAATTTGCCGCTGGTCGGCGACATCAACAGAATTATGAGACCAGCTCTCTCCGTCCATCCACGGGCTCTTCCGCGTCACTCTCGGGACGAGACAGTGTTTAATTACAATGATTATACATAA
- the LOC127852704 gene encoding adhesion G protein-coupled receptor E3-like: MVVMMLVMMLVRMMVMMMTNLSSTLCSYWKFGSANETGKWASDGCRVRESNDSFTVCECDHLTNFAVLMSPFVEADSESISLRVVSIVGIGLSMLCLLITILIHVCLWRYLKSERAVLLLNLSIALLSSYIIFLAGVDRTESTVFCAVVAALLQYIYLVVFCLMLAEGIELAVTVLYVFPTRSRLRVLVVSAWCMYNVFE; the protein is encoded by the exons aCAAATCTCTCGAGTACCTTATGCAGTTATTGGAAATTCGGAAG TGCCAATGAGACGGGAAAGTGGGCAAGTGACGGATGCAGGGTTCGAGAATCCAACGATTCATTCACAGTCTGTGAATGCGACCATCTTACCAATTTTGCTGTGCTTATGAGTCCATTTGTCGAA gCTGACTCGGAGTCCATATCTCTTCGAGTTGTCTCGATTGTTGGCATTGGGCTTTCTATGTTGTGTCTGCTGATAACAATCCTTATACACGTTTGCCTTTGGAG GTACCTGAAGAGTGAACGGGCAGTCCTCTTACTCAATCTCAGTATTGCTCTGCTGTCctcttatatcatatttctcgctGGAGTTGACCGAACAGAAAGCACG gtgTTCTGCGCTGTGGTGGCGGCACTGCTGCAGTACATATACTTGGTGGTATTCTGTCTGATGTTAGCCGAGGGTATTGAACTTGCAGTTACAGTACTGTATGTGTTCCCAACAAGGTCTCGACTCCGGGTTCTGGTCGTTTCTGCCTGGTGTATGTACAACGTCTTTGAATAG